The Oceanispirochaeta sp. M1 sequence AAATGTCTGGAACTTTAATGTCCCTGAACACCTCGGGTCTTGTGTAATGAGGGTATTCCAGAAGTTTTCCCTGAAAACTTTCTTCTTTCAGAGATTCCTGGGTTATTACCCCGTCACAAAGCCGGTAAATGCTGTCAATGACTACCAATGATGCAATTTCACCGGAGGATATAACATAATCTCCAATGCAAACTTCATCATCAACATATAGATCAATGATCCTTTGGTCAATGCCCTCATACCGGCCGCATATGAGTACTATCTCTTTCTCCTGTGACAGCTCGTCGGCAATCTTCTGTGTATAACTAACTCCTGAAGGAGTAGGAAATACTGTCCGAATATCCGATGCTTTTACAGAATCAAGGGCAAGAGCAAGAGGTTCAGTCTTAAGGACCATACCCGCACCCCCGCCATACGGTGCATCATCACAGGTTCTGTGCTTATCTAAAGCAAAATCCCTGATGTTTACCAGATTGTACTCAATCAAACCCTTATCTACGGCCTTCTTCATGATAGAACTGCTGAAAAATGCTTCCACTATTTCAGGAAACAAAGTCAAAATTGTGAATTTCAATCTAAAATCCAGCCTTCAAGCAATTCTACAGTTTTCTTATCCGTATCAATCTTTCCGATAAATACCGAATTGAAGGGAACAAGTTTGCTACCTTCTTCAGTATCAACTTCAAGCAGATCATCCGATGCGGAATTAAGTATGGTACGAATCTTTCCTACCGACTTTCCTTCCAGTATCAGTTCACTACCCGCCAGATCAGCAAGATAGAATTCTCCGTCTTCAAGCTTTGACGCCAGTGTGCGGGGAACCCAAATATCCCAGCCGCTCAGCAGCTTGCCGTCTTCCGGATTATCAACCCCTTTGAGCTTTATAAGCACTTCACCACCAAGGGGAATTACTTTCTCGATCTCAAAACTACGGGTTCTTTCT is a genomic window containing:
- the trmD gene encoding tRNA (guanosine(37)-N1)-methyltransferase TrmD, whose amino-acid sequence is MKFTILTLFPEIVEAFFSSSIMKKAVDKGLIEYNLVNIRDFALDKHRTCDDAPYGGGAGMVLKTEPLALALDSVKASDIRTVFPTPSGVSYTQKIADELSQEKEIVLICGRYEGIDQRIIDLYVDDEVCIGDYVISSGEIASLVVIDSIYRLCDGVITQESLKEESFQGKLLEYPHYTRPEVFRDIKVPDILLSGHHAKIVKWRHERRLEKTIKNRPDLLDEVEFDRRMK
- the rimM gene encoding ribosome maturation factor RimM (Essential for efficient processing of 16S rRNA), encoding MLAEIAIGRVRKTHGIKGYLKIMSYSGEYDHFYDLTLITLKNKERTRSFEIEKVIPLGGEVLIKLKGVDNPEDGKLLSGWDIWVPRTLASKLEDGEFYLADLAGSELILEGKSVGKIRTILNSASDDLLEVDTEEGSKLVPFNSVFIGKIDTDKKTVELLEGWILD